A window of the Streptomyces sp. Ag109_O5-10 genome harbors these coding sequences:
- a CDS encoding lytic polysaccharide monooxygenase — protein MTRTTTRLRVAGAAAAAPLLLLSWAAGSARAHGAPTYPVSRAYGCSPSGGSAATAACRAAIAASGQNFVAWDDIRVAGVNGRDRQVIPDGRLCGGSLPAYKGLDLARADWPATELAPGARMTMTYAATIAHSGTFKLYLTKPGYDPAKPLTWSELPAQPFAEFKDPPLTNGAYHFTAALPADRTGRQVLYTVWQTSSTPDTYYSCSDVVFTAKKAPEKEAAKGAAQGGQKDGGATAGTTPRPTRTPAPGASESDASRAQRTAAATPVSPTTGPTTADSTPVASDTDPGSGPSAPLLAGGAAAVLVLTGGAALALRLRRR, from the coding sequence ATGACCCGGACGACCACCCGCCTGAGAGTCGCGGGAGCCGCCGCCGCGGCCCCGCTCCTGCTCCTGTCGTGGGCGGCGGGGTCCGCCCGGGCGCACGGCGCGCCCACCTATCCCGTGAGCCGGGCCTACGGCTGCTCCCCGAGCGGCGGCAGTGCCGCGACGGCGGCCTGCAGGGCGGCGATCGCGGCGAGCGGACAGAACTTCGTCGCGTGGGACGACATCCGGGTGGCGGGCGTGAACGGCCGGGACCGGCAGGTGATTCCGGACGGCAGGTTGTGCGGCGGCAGCCTGCCGGCGTACAAGGGGCTCGACCTGGCGCGCGCGGACTGGCCCGCGACCGAACTGGCCCCGGGCGCCCGGATGACGATGACGTACGCCGCGACGATCGCGCACTCCGGCACGTTCAAGCTGTACCTGACGAAGCCCGGATACGACCCGGCGAAGCCGCTGACGTGGTCCGAGCTGCCCGCGCAGCCCTTCGCGGAGTTCAAGGACCCGCCGCTGACGAACGGTGCGTACCACTTCACCGCGGCGCTGCCGGCCGACCGGACGGGCCGTCAGGTGCTGTACACCGTCTGGCAGACCAGCAGCACGCCGGACACCTACTATTCATGCTCCGACGTGGTGTTCACGGCGAAGAAGGCGCCGGAGAAGGAGGCCGCGAAGGGCGCGGCGCAGGGCGGCCAGAAGGACGGCGGCGCGACCGCGGGCACGACGCCACGACCGACCAGGACACCGGCTCCCGGCGCCTCGGAGAGCGATGCCTCGCGGGCACAGCGGACGGCGGCGGCGACCCCGGTCTCCCCGACGACCGGGCCCACCACCGCCGACAGCACTCCGGTGGCCTCCGACACGGACCCCGGTTCGGGCCCGTCGGCGCCACTGCTGGCGGGCGGCGCCGCGGCGGTGCTGGTGCTCACCGGCGGCGCCGCCCTGGCATTGCGTCTGCGTCGACGCTGA
- a CDS encoding Tat pathway signal sequence domain protein — MRTRNLLALAGTVVALSVAATVPASADGAVLTTGSAGGTAVAVGDTLSASLAGGTTATLYSSATSTSGITCAASTFTATVTDNPAASGTATESAGAQTFSSCTSNVTGVTGVSSITVNNLPYTTTVSSDGTVAVTPPSGSTIQTTVKLTTLLGSITCVYQAPSLAGTSSNTDNSLAFSKQAFTKSSGSILCPSAGYFTAKYAPVSDNGAPVFVN, encoded by the coding sequence ATGCGTACGCGTAACCTCCTCGCTCTCGCCGGTACGGTCGTCGCCCTCTCGGTCGCGGCCACCGTCCCGGCCTCCGCCGACGGCGCCGTGCTCACCACGGGCAGCGCCGGCGGCACCGCCGTCGCGGTCGGCGACACCCTCAGCGCGTCGCTGGCCGGCGGCACCACCGCCACCCTCTACTCCAGCGCCACCAGCACCAGCGGCATCACCTGTGCGGCCTCGACCTTCACCGCGACGGTCACCGACAACCCGGCCGCCTCCGGCACCGCCACCGAGTCGGCCGGCGCGCAGACCTTCAGCAGCTGCACCAGCAACGTGACCGGCGTGACCGGGGTCTCCAGCATCACGGTCAACAACCTGCCGTACACCACCACGGTCTCCTCGGACGGCACGGTCGCGGTCACCCCGCCGAGCGGCTCGACCATCCAGACCACGGTGAAGCTGACCACCCTCCTGGGCAGCATCACCTGCGTCTACCAGGCCCCGAGCCTGGCCGGTACCAGCTCCAACACCGACAACAGCCTCGCCTTCAGCAAGCAGGCGTTCACGAAGTCGTCCGGCTCCATCCTGTGCCCCTCCGCCGGCTACTTCACCGCCAAGTACGCCCCGGTCAGCGACAACGGCGCCCCCGTCTTCGTCAACTGA
- a CDS encoding DUF6230 family protein → MAESPDVPSADDTPENPGSGSLSETPDTTGDTGGAPRRGRVRARRAAVMAVPAALGLAGLAVLTAQGALGVSLYISGMPFTVTAKSLDGTGFEQFGALDHMIKDSPNAGDTGGDVLVVTSAIKKATLDSLCQSVDLGGTNLLIKAGSGSSKVQATGLTTDSTLLSGDASFNNIEIGNDASTLDKAGVQGPAGVFSQQADTVHIDNLRQTNYKTTAGTFTLPGLKLSFSDTGC, encoded by the coding sequence ATGGCCGAGTCCCCGGACGTTCCGTCCGCCGACGACACGCCTGAGAACCCGGGAAGCGGTTCTCTTTCCGAAACACCAGACACCACCGGGGACACCGGAGGGGCACCGAGACGCGGACGGGTCCGGGCACGCCGGGCCGCCGTGATGGCCGTGCCGGCCGCGCTGGGCCTCGCGGGGCTCGCGGTCCTGACCGCGCAGGGGGCGCTGGGGGTGTCGCTGTACATCTCCGGTATGCCCTTCACGGTCACCGCCAAGTCGCTCGACGGCACCGGCTTCGAGCAGTTCGGTGCGCTCGACCACATGATCAAGGACAGCCCGAACGCCGGTGACACCGGCGGCGATGTGCTGGTCGTCACCTCCGCGATCAAGAAGGCGACTCTGGACTCCCTGTGCCAGAGCGTCGACCTCGGCGGCACCAACCTGCTCATCAAGGCGGGCAGCGGCTCGTCGAAGGTGCAGGCGACCGGTCTGACCACGGACTCGACCCTGCTGTCGGGCGACGCATCCTTCAACAACATCGAGATCGGCAACGACGCGAGCACCCTCGACAAGGCCGGGGTCCAGGGACCGGCGGGCGTCTTCAGCCAGCAGGCCGACACCGTGCACATCGACAACCTGCGGCAGACCAACTACAAGACGACCGCCGGGACGTTCACGCTTCCCGGCCTGAAACTCAGCTTCAGCGACACGGGTTGCTGA
- a CDS encoding DUF6114 domain-containing protein yields MSGTDTPPQGWRPAFRGWRARRPFLGGLLLTLGGGWILLTEKASLDVIIHVGMQGVVGYLLPVIMVLCGLLTLFSPGQRLFYSILGMLCSLGSWVTSNLGGFFVGLLLGAVGSCLIFGWLPDQEPRVSRRKRRKAARAAAQGFGEGAEAV; encoded by the coding sequence ATGTCCGGCACAGACACTCCACCTCAGGGGTGGCGGCCCGCCTTCCGCGGTTGGCGGGCCCGTCGGCCGTTCCTGGGCGGGCTGCTGCTGACCCTGGGCGGCGGATGGATCCTGCTCACCGAGAAGGCCTCGCTGGACGTCATCATCCATGTCGGCATGCAGGGTGTGGTCGGATACCTGCTGCCGGTGATCATGGTGCTGTGCGGCCTGCTGACCCTCTTCAGCCCCGGACAGCGCCTCTTCTACTCCATCCTCGGCATGCTGTGTTCCCTGGGCAGCTGGGTCACCTCCAACCTGGGCGGTTTCTTCGTCGGCCTCCTCCTCGGAGCCGTCGGCAGCTGCCTGATCTTCGGCTGGCTGCCGGACCAGGAGCCCCGGGTGAGCCGGCGCAAGCGGCGCAAGGCCGCGCGGGCGGCGGCGCAGGGGTTCGGCGAGGGTGCGGAAGCGGTCTGA
- a CDS encoding sporulation protein: MVFKRLLGAIGVGGPSVDTVLDGGAVVPGGVLSGRVWLKGGSAAVDVEHIGLELLARVEAEHEESESEGAVVFERFTVGGGFRLGAEEEREVPFSVPVPWETPVTELHGQPLGILLGVRTEVGVAGARDKSDLDPLTVGPLPVQEAVLEALGGLGFGFRSADLEYGRIGGTGQHLPFYQEVELAPAPQYAHAVTEVELTFLASPAGLEVVLEADKRGGLFSAGHDALTRFTVHHEDARTLDWSSEVDGWIRQLIAHREAYGAHAAYGHGEHHGGGLHCGAHHYGGHHDGHPRSGPGLGTAVAAGAAGLALGVVGGMVAAEVVDEIGDFFEGDED, translated from the coding sequence ATGGTGTTCAAACGGCTGCTGGGGGCGATCGGGGTCGGCGGTCCCTCGGTGGACACGGTGCTCGACGGTGGCGCGGTGGTGCCCGGCGGGGTGTTGTCGGGGCGGGTGTGGCTGAAGGGCGGCTCGGCGGCGGTGGACGTCGAGCACATCGGACTCGAGCTGCTCGCGCGCGTCGAGGCGGAGCACGAGGAGAGCGAGAGCGAGGGCGCGGTCGTCTTCGAGCGGTTCACCGTGGGCGGCGGCTTCCGGCTCGGCGCGGAGGAGGAGCGGGAGGTTCCGTTCAGCGTGCCGGTGCCGTGGGAGACACCGGTCACCGAGCTGCACGGCCAGCCGCTGGGCATCCTGCTCGGGGTGCGCACGGAGGTCGGGGTGGCCGGCGCCCGGGACAAAAGCGATCTGGACCCGCTCACCGTCGGGCCGCTGCCCGTCCAGGAGGCGGTCCTCGAGGCCCTCGGCGGGCTGGGCTTCGGCTTCCGCTCAGCGGACCTGGAGTACGGCCGGATCGGCGGCACCGGCCAGCACCTGCCGTTCTACCAGGAGGTCGAGCTGGCCCCGGCGCCGCAGTACGCGCACGCGGTCACCGAGGTCGAGCTGACCTTCCTCGCCTCCCCCGCCGGCCTGGAGGTGGTCCTGGAAGCGGACAAGCGCGGTGGCCTGTTCTCCGCCGGGCACGACGCGCTGACCCGTTTCACGGTCCACCACGAGGACGCCCGCACCCTCGACTGGAGCAGCGAGGTCGACGGCTGGATCCGCCAGTTGATCGCCCACCGGGAGGCCTACGGCGCCCACGCGGCATACGGCCACGGCGAGCACCACGGCGGAGGGCTCCACTGCGGGGCGCACCACTACGGCGGACACCACGACGGCCACCCGCGCTCCGGACCGGGCCTCGGCACGGCGGTCGCCGCCGGTGCGGCGGGCCTCGCGCTCGGGGTGGTCGGTGGCATGGTGGCGGCCGAGGTGGTCGACGAGATCGGGGACTTCTTCGAGGGGGACGAGGACTGA
- the tatA gene encoding Sec-independent protein translocase subunit TatA, with protein sequence MLRNGLEPWHLLVVAIVFIVLFGSRKLPDTARALGKSMRILKSEAKAMKTDDTAAAAPVEPTSVQMAAEPAAAAAQPEPRTVGEPTVSAS encoded by the coding sequence ATGCTCCGCAACGGACTCGAACCCTGGCATCTGCTGGTCGTCGCGATCGTCTTCATCGTGCTCTTCGGTTCCCGGAAGCTGCCCGACACCGCCCGCGCCCTGGGCAAGTCGATGCGCATCCTGAAGAGCGAGGCGAAGGCCATGAAGACCGACGACACGGCCGCGGCGGCGCCGGTGGAGCCGACGTCGGTACAGATGGCGGCGGAGCCGGCCGCGGCCGCCGCGCAGCCGGAGCCCAGGACGGTCGGCGAGCCGACCGTCTCCGCGAGCTGA
- the mgtA gene encoding magnesium-translocating P-type ATPase: MASEGEAATSLQVLRRLDTGPRGLTEAEAAARLTDLGANSPPLPHTASWPLRCARALRDPFTAVLLTLGLVSALVASWGTAVVILALVAVSCGLRAAGEQRADRSLAALRELVAGTATVLRRAGPEAEPRPREVPVADLVPGDVVRLGPGDLVPADVRLLRARGLTVHQAVLTGESVPVAKAAADVPAAAASGPFQEPYLCFQGSGVASGSATAVVVETGERTRFAAAQCVAGGRREASAFDRSVHGISWVLIRFMLLTPPLVLMANAALRGRGLETLPFAVAVAVGLTPEMLPVIVTTCLARGAALLARAHRVVVRRLPALHDLGAVDVLCLDKTGTLTQDRPVVERALGPDGADDPEVLRWAAVGAWWTLQLAELPVPDALDEALLTAAGPVGEEYDGVGAVPFDPGRRIATAVVAGPLGTHVLVTKGAAEDVLDRCDLDPAERERLLALAAHEAGAGLRVLGVATARRPARTRPRAAADEYGLTFRGLVTFRDALAPGAAEALRGLAGLGVSVRVLTGDHPSTAARACRDLGLAAGPVAVAGDPLDPDAVVVARCTPEDKARIVAGLRAAGHTVGFLGDGVNDVPALRAADVGIAPRTAVDLARETADVVLADKDLGAIGHAVTAGRHSSANIASYLRVTLSSNLGNVIAMLAAGLLLPFLPMLPVQVLAQNLCFDAAQLAFAYDRPGPAALRRPTVLRPRAFLRFITGFGVLNAVADLATFGVLGLALRGPDALDDEAVFHSAWFTENLLTQALVMFLLRCGTRSGPVGRAAAVLAAVGLLLPPGPLGAALGMTGLPPAYYVLLAAVLGLYALALRTVRAVRARHDRR, from the coding sequence ATGGCCTCTGAGGGCGAGGCAGCCACCTCGCTGCAGGTGCTGCGCCGGCTGGACACGGGACCGCGCGGGCTGACCGAGGCCGAGGCCGCGGCCCGGCTCACCGATCTCGGCGCGAACTCCCCGCCCCTGCCGCACACCGCCTCCTGGCCGCTGCGCTGCGCCCGTGCCCTGCGCGACCCCTTCACCGCCGTCCTCCTCACCCTCGGCCTGGTCTCCGCCCTGGTCGCCTCCTGGGGCACGGCCGTCGTCATCCTCGCGCTGGTCGCCGTCAGTTGCGGACTGCGCGCCGCGGGCGAACAGCGCGCCGACCGCTCGCTGGCCGCCCTGCGCGAACTCGTCGCCGGCACCGCCACCGTGCTGCGCCGGGCCGGCCCGGAAGCGGAGCCACGTCCGCGTGAGGTCCCGGTCGCCGACCTGGTCCCGGGCGACGTCGTCCGGCTCGGCCCCGGCGACCTGGTCCCGGCCGACGTACGGCTGCTGCGCGCCCGTGGGCTGACCGTGCACCAGGCCGTGCTGACCGGCGAGTCCGTGCCGGTCGCCAAGGCCGCCGCCGACGTCCCGGCCGCGGCGGCCTCGGGGCCCTTCCAGGAGCCGTACCTCTGTTTCCAGGGCAGCGGGGTCGCCTCGGGCAGCGCCACGGCGGTGGTCGTGGAGACCGGGGAGCGGACCCGGTTCGCCGCCGCGCAGTGCGTCGCGGGCGGGCGACGGGAGGCGAGCGCCTTCGACCGGTCCGTGCACGGCATCTCGTGGGTGCTCATCCGCTTCATGCTGCTCACCCCGCCGCTGGTCCTCATGGCCAACGCCGCCCTGCGCGGCCGCGGTCTCGAGACACTGCCCTTCGCGGTCGCGGTCGCCGTCGGGCTCACCCCCGAGATGCTCCCGGTGATCGTCACCACCTGCCTGGCCCGGGGCGCCGCGCTGCTGGCCCGCGCCCACCGGGTCGTCGTACGACGGCTGCCCGCCCTGCACGACCTGGGCGCGGTCGACGTGCTCTGCCTCGACAAGACCGGAACCCTCACCCAGGACCGGCCCGTCGTGGAACGCGCCCTCGGACCCGACGGTGCCGACGACCCCGAAGTGCTGCGCTGGGCGGCCGTCGGCGCCTGGTGGACCCTGCAGCTCGCCGAACTGCCCGTCCCCGACGCCCTCGACGAGGCCCTCCTCACGGCCGCCGGGCCGGTCGGGGAGGAGTACGACGGCGTCGGCGCCGTCCCCTTCGACCCCGGGCGGCGCATCGCCACCGCCGTCGTCGCCGGCCCCCTCGGCACCCACGTCCTCGTCACCAAGGGTGCCGCCGAGGACGTACTGGACCGCTGCGACCTCGACCCCGCCGAACGCGAGCGCCTCCTCGCCCTCGCCGCCCACGAGGCCGGCGCCGGGCTGCGGGTCCTCGGTGTGGCCACCGCCCGGCGCCCGGCCCGCACCCGCCCCCGCGCGGCCGCCGACGAGTACGGCCTCACCTTCCGCGGCCTGGTCACCTTCCGCGACGCCCTCGCACCGGGCGCGGCCGAGGCCCTGCGCGGCCTCGCCGGCCTCGGGGTCAGCGTCCGTGTCCTCACCGGCGACCACCCGTCGACCGCCGCCCGCGCCTGCCGGGACCTCGGCCTGGCCGCGGGACCGGTGGCCGTGGCCGGTGACCCCCTCGACCCGGACGCCGTCGTCGTCGCCCGCTGCACCCCCGAGGACAAGGCCCGGATCGTCGCCGGGCTGCGGGCCGCCGGGCACACCGTCGGATTCCTCGGGGACGGCGTCAACGACGTGCCCGCCCTGCGCGCGGCCGACGTCGGGATCGCGCCGCGAACGGCCGTGGACCTCGCCCGCGAGACGGCCGACGTGGTGCTGGCCGACAAGGACCTCGGCGCGATCGGGCACGCCGTCACCGCGGGCCGGCACAGCAGCGCCAACATCGCCTCCTATCTCCGGGTCACGCTCTCCTCCAACCTCGGCAACGTCATCGCGATGCTCGCCGCCGGCCTGCTTCTCCCCTTCCTGCCGATGCTCCCGGTCCAGGTGCTGGCCCAGAACCTCTGCTTCGACGCCGCCCAGCTCGCCTTCGCGTACGACAGGCCCGGACCTGCGGCCCTGCGCCGCCCGACCGTGCTGCGGCCGCGTGCCTTCCTGCGGTTCATCACCGGCTTCGGGGTGCTCAACGCGGTCGCCGACCTCGCCACCTTCGGCGTCCTCGGGCTCGCCCTGCGCGGCCCCGACGCCCTCGACGACGAGGCCGTCTTCCACTCCGCCTGGTTCACCGAGAACCTGCTCACCCAGGCCCTGGTGATGTTCCTGCTGCGCTGCGGCACCCGCTCCGGGCCCGTCGGCCGCGCCGCCGCCGTCCTCGCCGCCGTCGGCCTGCTGCTGCCGCCCGGCCCGCTGGGCGCGGCCCTGGGCATGACCGGCCTGCCGCCCGCCTACTACGTGCTGCTCGCCGCCGTCCTGGGGCTGTACGCCCTGGCGCTGCGGACGGTTCGGGCGGTGCGGGCACGCCACGACCGGCGGTAG
- a CDS encoding metalloregulator ArsR/SmtB family transcription factor codes for MATVPGSGYADPTADVLAEAAAAFGLLASPARLHIVWALAQGESDVTGLAERVGGALPAVSQHLTKLKLAGLVRSRREGRRQVYLVDDPDVVDVVRLLVGRLTARTTSAEVPAPRQLHGL; via the coding sequence GTGGCGACGGTGCCCGGCAGCGGCTACGCGGACCCCACCGCGGACGTGCTCGCGGAGGCGGCCGCGGCCTTCGGGCTGCTCGCCTCGCCCGCCCGGCTGCACATCGTCTGGGCGCTGGCCCAGGGCGAGAGCGATGTCACGGGCCTCGCCGAGCGGGTCGGCGGCGCGCTGCCCGCGGTCAGCCAGCACCTCACGAAACTGAAGCTGGCCGGCCTCGTCCGCTCCCGCCGGGAGGGCCGCCGCCAGGTGTACCTGGTCGACGACCCCGACGTCGTCGACGTCGTACGCCTGCTCGTCGGCCGTCTCACCGCCCGCACCACGAGCGCCGAAGTCCCGGCCCCCCGACAGCTCCATGGCCTCTGA
- a CDS encoding tellurite resistance TerB family protein: MALWDRIKDSATQMQTQLVAKKNDLKSGAFRDASMAMCALVAAADGTIDPAERQRVAQLIATNEVLQNFPADDLRRRFEENLNKLTADFAFGKVSVLQEVAKAKKKPAEARAVIQIGIVIGGADGDFDKTEQAVVREACYTLDLPPHEFDL; this comes from the coding sequence ATGGCCCTGTGGGACCGCATCAAGGATTCCGCGACGCAGATGCAGACCCAGCTGGTGGCGAAGAAGAACGACCTGAAGAGCGGGGCGTTCCGGGACGCGAGCATGGCGATGTGCGCGCTCGTGGCCGCTGCCGACGGCACCATCGACCCGGCCGAGCGCCAGCGGGTCGCCCAGCTGATCGCCACCAACGAGGTGTTGCAGAACTTCCCGGCGGACGACCTGCGCCGCCGCTTCGAGGAGAACCTGAACAAGCTGACCGCCGACTTCGCCTTCGGCAAGGTGAGTGTGCTCCAGGAGGTGGCCAAGGCGAAGAAGAAGCCGGCCGAGGCGCGGGCCGTCATCCAGATCGGCATCGTGATCGGCGGCGCCGACGGCGACTTCGACAAGACCGAGCAGGCCGTGGTCCGCGAGGCGTGCTACACGCTGGACCTGCCGCCGCACGAGTTCGACCTCTGA
- a CDS encoding aromatic amino acid lyase, with translation MDRVVLDGNGLGLTGLVRLADAVAVPLVPSEALDRVRRAHERAGHLAARGRWYGRGTGVGAHRSVTVAPADAAGHTVRLLRSHAGGAGPLLPARQARALLAVRANQLLAAGSGIHPSFVTGLTEALRLGVHPAVNEYGGVGTGDLAALAQTGLTLIGERPWLTASPDAELPAPLTLRPGDALALLSSNALALGRAALACHDLDVLLRATHAVAALSLAAVSGSAEAYAPEVHALRPYPGPARAAAEVRRLLAIPGHPVTTGRRIQDPYGFRAFPQVHGAALEAADRLRHVIETEINCPTENPVLAPDGNVYHHGGFFAAPLALALDGLDLALLQTAQLSAARLQALTRPDLTGLPAFLTAGPAGSSGTMILEYTANSALAELRSSAAPASAGHTVLSHGLEEAASFADQAAKQAERAAEAFPVVLACELVAAVRALRMGPVEPTVPAFTLAAAALSADMEDRALTGDVTTAMELLPLLADV, from the coding sequence TTGGACCGTGTCGTGCTCGACGGCAACGGCCTCGGCCTGACCGGACTCGTCCGGCTGGCCGACGCCGTTGCCGTTCCCCTCGTGCCGTCCGAGGCGCTCGACCGGGTCCGCCGGGCCCACGAGCGCGCCGGGCACCTCGCCGCCCGGGGCCGCTGGTACGGCCGCGGCACCGGCGTCGGCGCCCACCGCTCCGTCACCGTCGCCCCGGCCGACGCGGCCGGCCACACCGTGCGCCTGCTGCGCAGCCACGCCGGCGGCGCGGGCCCGCTGCTGCCGGCCCGTCAGGCCCGCGCGCTGCTGGCCGTCCGGGCCAACCAGCTGCTGGCCGCAGGCTCCGGCATCCACCCCTCCTTCGTCACCGGGCTGACCGAGGCGCTGCGCCTCGGTGTGCACCCCGCGGTCAACGAGTACGGCGGGGTCGGCACCGGCGACCTCGCCGCCCTGGCCCAGACCGGCCTCACCCTGATCGGCGAACGCCCCTGGCTCACCGCGTCCCCCGACGCCGAACTGCCCGCCCCGCTCACCCTCCGCCCCGGCGACGCGCTCGCCCTCCTCAGCAGCAACGCCCTCGCCCTGGGCCGGGCCGCCCTGGCCTGCCACGACCTGGACGTGCTGCTGCGGGCCACGCACGCGGTGGCCGCCCTCTCCCTGGCCGCCGTCTCCGGATCCGCGGAGGCGTACGCCCCCGAGGTGCACGCCCTGCGCCCGTACCCCGGCCCGGCCAGGGCGGCGGCGGAGGTACGACGTCTCCTCGCGATCCCCGGCCACCCGGTCACCACCGGCCGCCGCATCCAGGACCCCTACGGCTTCCGCGCCTTCCCCCAGGTCCACGGTGCGGCCCTGGAGGCCGCGGACCGGCTCCGCCACGTCATCGAGACGGAGATCAACTGCCCCACGGAGAACCCGGTCCTGGCCCCCGACGGCAACGTCTACCACCACGGCGGCTTCTTCGCGGCCCCGCTCGCCCTGGCCCTGGACGGCCTCGACCTCGCCCTCCTGCAGACCGCCCAGCTCTCCGCCGCCCGCCTCCAGGCCCTCACCCGCCCCGACCTCACGGGCCTGCCCGCCTTCCTGACCGCGGGGCCGGCCGGCAGCTCCGGCACGATGATCCTGGAGTACACCGCCAACTCGGCCCTGGCAGAGCTCCGTTCCAGCGCGGCCCCGGCGTCGGCGGGCCACACCGTCCTCTCCCACGGCCTGGAGGAGGCCGCGAGCTTCGCGGACCAGGCGGCGAAGCAGGCGGAACGTGCGGCCGAGGCCTTCCCGGTGGTACTGGCCTGCGAACTGGTCGCGGCCGTACGGGCGTTGCGGATGGGCCCGGTGGAACCGACGGTGCCCGCCTTCACACTGGCGGCAGCGGCCCTGTCGGCAGACATGGAGGACCGTGCGCTGACAGGTGACGTGACGACGGCGATGGAACTGCTGCCCCTCCTGGCCGACGTGTGA
- a CDS encoding ABC transporter substrate-binding protein has protein sequence MTSNTLPSRSIRTYRGVAAVALAATTALLAGCSSSSSDSKSDPLSDSKASGDTVVVGANNFAESNLIADIYGEALKAKGVKVTYKPNIGSRETTYGLLKNGSISVLPEYNGALLAYLDPKAAPKTIEETTSAIEAKLDSKLTLLNPAAAQDKDTVTLNAATAAKYNLTEKSSIADLKTIAKDLVIGASPEFQTRQQGLVGLKSVYGLEFKSFKALDAGGALTQAALKKNAVQAGDIFSTDPTITKEKFVVLQDPKNLFGFENVQPLVYKSALNQTATDALNAVSAKLDTATLLDLDTQVQSGNKDPLDVAQAWLKKVGLSS, from the coding sequence GTGACTTCCAACACCCTTCCCAGCAGGTCAATCCGGACATACCGAGGCGTGGCGGCCGTCGCGCTCGCCGCGACGACGGCCCTGCTGGCGGGCTGTTCCTCCTCCTCCAGCGACAGCAAGTCCGACCCGCTGTCGGACAGCAAGGCGAGCGGGGACACCGTGGTCGTCGGCGCCAACAACTTCGCCGAAAGCAACCTGATCGCCGACATCTACGGCGAAGCGCTCAAGGCCAAGGGCGTGAAGGTCACCTACAAGCCGAACATCGGCAGTCGTGAGACGACCTACGGACTGCTCAAGAACGGGTCGATATCGGTCCTGCCCGAGTACAACGGCGCCCTGCTCGCCTACCTCGACCCGAAGGCGGCCCCGAAGACCATCGAGGAGACCACCTCGGCCATCGAGGCCAAGCTGGACTCCAAGCTGACGCTGCTGAACCCGGCGGCCGCGCAGGACAAGGACACGGTGACGCTCAACGCGGCCACCGCCGCCAAGTACAACCTCACCGAGAAGTCCTCCATAGCCGACCTCAAGACCATCGCCAAGGACCTGGTCATCGGCGCCTCGCCGGAGTTCCAGACCCGTCAGCAGGGCCTGGTCGGCCTGAAGTCCGTCTACGGCCTGGAGTTCAAGTCCTTCAAGGCGCTCGACGCGGGCGGCGCGCTCACCCAGGCCGCTCTGAAGAAGAACGCGGTGCAGGCCGGCGACATCTTCAGCACGGACCCGACCATCACCAAGGAGAAGTTCGTCGTCCTCCAGGACCCGAAGAACCTCTTCGGCTTCGAGAACGTCCAGCCCCTCGTATACAAGAGCGCCCTGAACCAGACGGCCACCGACGCCCTCAACGCCGTCTCCGCCAAGCTGGACACGGCGACCCTGCTGGACCTGGACACCCAGGTGCAGTCGGGCAACAAGGACCCGCTGGACGTCGCCCAGGCCTGGCTGAAGAAGGTCGGCCTCAGCAGCTGA